The Verrucomicrobiia bacterium sequence GTGCGGGACGGCGGCATATACGCGAAAGCCGGTGTATGTGGAGGACATCAAGACGGACATCTTGTGGACGGATTTCAAGGAGCTGGCGTTGGCGTTTGGGTTGAGAGCGTGCTGGTCCGTGCCGATCTTTTCCACAAGCGGTGAGGTGTTGGGAACGTTTGCGGTGTATCATCCGATGGCGCGGCTGCCGGGCGAGAAAGATCTGAGGATGGCGGAGACGGTCACGCGCATGGCTTCGGTGGCGATCGAGCAGGCCCGGGCTGGTGAAGCGTCGCGAAGACTGGTGGCGATCGTGGAGTCATCGGATGATGCGATCATAAGCAAGGATATTAATGGGATCATCATGACGTGGAATCGCGGAGCGGAGCGGTTGTTCGGCTACCGCCCTGAGGAGATCATCGGCAAGCCGGTGACGATGTTGATCCCGGCGAATCAGTTCGATGAGGAGCCGAACATTTTGAAGCGGATCCGGCGCGGTGAGAAGATCGAGCATTACCAGACGATCCGGCAGCGGAAGGATGGCAGTTTGATGGAGGTGGCGCTGACGGTTTCGCCGATCAGGGATGCCGCCGGGAAGATCATGGGTGCTTCGAAAATCGTGCGGGACATCACGGAGCAGAAGCAGGCGGAGAGGCGGCTGGAGCGGGCGCATCAGGAGGTGCTGGCGGCATCTCATGCGAAGGATGAATTTCTGGCTTCACTCTCACATGAGTTGCGCACGCCGTTGAATCCGGTGTTGTTGCTGGCGAGCGAGGCGGCGGAGAATCCGGAGTATTCGCAGGAGGTGAGGGAGCAGTTCGCGACGATCCGCAGCAATGTGGAGCTGGAGGCGAGGCTGATCGATGATTTGCTGGACATCACACGTATCACCCACGGGAAACTATCGCTGAGCAAGGAGCCGCTGGATGTAGAAGCGGTTTTGCGGGCGGCGATCGGAACGGTGGAGGCGGAGGTGGCGGACAAGAAGGTGATGCTGGTGCTGGAGCTGGAAGCATTGCCAGCGACGGTGGAGGGGGATGCGGTGCGTTTGCAGCAGGTGTTCTGGAATGTGCTGAAGAATGCGGTGAAGTTCACGCCGGGAGGAGGGAAGATAACCGTGCGTTCACAGAAGCGGGATGGTGTGATGGAGATCCGGGTGTTGGATACGGGGATCGGCATGACTGGGGGGGAGCTGGCAAATGTGTTCGAGGCGTTCACGCAGGGTGAGCATGTAGGGGCGGGGGGAGCGCACCGGTTCGGCGGGCTGGGGCTTGGTCTGGCGATCACTCGGAAGCTGGTGGAGCTGCATGGGGGTGAGATACAGGCGGAGAGTGAAGGCCGTAATAGGGGGGCGACATTCATCATCACATTGCCGCTTACAGATGCGGTGGTGGTGGTGCGCCCAGAGCCGGAGAAGATGTTGTCGGAGAGGATGTCTGCCAACAATGGCGGCGGGCATCCCTTGCGGGTGTTGCTGGTGGAGGATCACGAGCCGACGCGGACGGCGTTGAAACTTTTGCTGACGCGGCGGCATTTCGAGGTGATCACGGCGAGCAATCTGGCGGATGCAAGGTCGTTGGCGGATAGGGAGGATTTTCAACTGTTGATCTCGGATATCGGGCTGCCGGATGGAACGGGGTATGAGTTGATGGCGGAGTTGAGTGAGAAACGGAGGGATCTGCCGGGGATCGCGCTGACGGGTTACGGGATGGAGGATGATGTGGTGAACAGCCGGTTGGCGGGGTTCAAGGTGCATCTGACGAAGCCGGTGAGGGTGCAATCACTGGAGAGTGCGTTAAGTGCGGTGTTGGGAAAGAAAGTGTGAAATTTAGAGCGGTTTTAAAAAATCCTGTAGCCGGGTGGCTGAAGAATGAGAAGGGCGGTCTTTTTGGGTTCTGGCTTCGTTTCGGCTCAGTCACAGGGTCCTTGGAAACTGAACTGCTCCTTCGCCAAAGCCTCGCCAGAACCCAAAAATCCTCGCTCCACCCGGCTACATCAATTTTTTAACCGCTCTAACGTTTTATAGGGAGGGGATTTCATGCAAATTGTGCAGAGGGAGCAGACTTTGTTTGCGGTTGAGGGGTGTCGGGTTTTAGCCAGTTGTTGCAAGTGCTTGATAGACAACCGATGTGTGATTTGGAAAGTTCGGCATGGGAAAAGCTAAGTAGTGAGGAGTGTTTGGATCACATTTTTTCTGATGTTGTTATGGTCACGACATTAAATATTTTTCCGGAAGCACAGAGCAATCATAGCATCAAAGTGGTTTGTGCGTGTACGATGGAGTGCCCGGCGGAGCGGCTGTTCGCGTTTTGGAGACAGTTGGAGAACATGCCGCGGGTGTTGCCCAGCCTGATCTCAGTGCAGCAGGTGACGAGGACGGAATCGCACTGGGTGGCGAAAGGGCCAAGGGAAGAATACATCGAGTGGGATGTGGAGATAGTGCATGAGGTGCCAGGGCAGTTGATCGCGTGGTGTACGAAGGAAGGGTTCGAGCCGGCGCATGCGGGAGCGGTACGGTTCGGGCCGGCGGCTCAGGGGGAAGGGACGGAGGTGACGGTGTCTCTGGAGTATGATGAGCCGGATGAGGATATGGAGCCGGTGGTGACGAGGTTGTTTGGGAGTGAGCCGGGGGCACAACTGGCGGATGATTTGCGGAGGGTGAAGGCAATGGTGGAAGCCGGTGGGAACCGGGTTGGAGCCGGGGACAGGCGGGTGGTGGCGTTCAGGTAGGGGATTTTAATTTGCCGGATGTGAGGATGATTTTGTTTCCGGTGCCGCTGGGGTGTTAACGGGTATCGCTATGGTGTTCTCTAATGGGTTGTAGAAAATATTTTAATTTTAGGGGTTGCGTATTTTTTGGGAGTGGTGGATAGTTTTTTCAGTGGTGGCCGGTATCGGCTGCCTGCGGCGGTCTGACCAGCGGTGGTTTGGCGGCTGAAACAAGGTAAGGAGGCTGTTATGGGTAATGGTGTTTCATCCACGGATTGTCTCCCCAAGGCAGAGGAAGTGTCTATTGGGGATGAGAGGGTTTCTTCCGGGAGGAAGGAAAAACGGGATGGGGAAGGGCTGGGGGCAACTGGCGATAAGAAACGGAAGCCTCGCTATGGTCTGAAGGGAAGCCGACGGGAGGTAAACCGGATTTTCCGGATTCTTTGAATTGCTTCTTGGGGTGGAAGTCATTTTAATCCGGGGAGTTCCAATGAGAGAGGGTGTCAAGCCAAGAGATGGGGGAGGATGCTTGCAAAGGGTCATACATATTTATCAATGGATGAGATGGCTGGTGGCCATCGTGCTGGGGCTTGGTCTATTCGCCGGTGAGGCACGGGCGGAGTTCGAGTTCGATGTGAAGTTGGGCTATGATGGTACAGTGCGGGAGGCAAACTGGTTTCCGGCGGCGTTCGAGATTTTCAATGATGGGCCGCCTTTCAGTGGCGTGATCGAGCTGATGAATGAGCAGGCGGGCAAGGGGCAGGTGCGCCGTATCCCGGTGGAGCTGCCCACGAATACACGGAAGCGGATCGTGGTGCCGGTGTTTGCCTCGGCGGGGAAGTATTCGCAATGGCGGGCAGTGGTGTATGATGAGCGGGAGAAGAAACGTGCGGAGGTGAAAAATCTGGGCATCCGGAAGGACTTGGAGTGGAACGCGATGTTGTTCGGAACGGTGGCAAGGACGTTTGGCGGGCAACCCATATTGCCTGATATGGCGAACAGCCAGGGGGATCGGGGTGCGGAGGTGGTGAGGTTGGATCCGGCGTTTTTGCCGGATGGACCGATCCCGCTGGAGGGGTTGCAGGCGATCTATTTGAACTCGGAGCGGGCGTTGGAGATCAGCGCGCAGCAGGGAGCGGCATTGATGGCGTGGATGCAGGCGGGCGGGCATTTGATCATAGGGATGGAGCAGCCGGGTGATCTGAACGGGTTGCCGTGGCTGGCACCCTTAATGCCGGTAAAGTTTGGCGGTTCGAGGTCGGTGGCGGCGGGGCAGGTGCTGGATTCTTTTGCGTGGGTGGGTACGGGGAGTCCGCATGCGTTCAATTATGCAAGCTCGGGCCGTAAGCGGGATGAAGCGGCGGAGTTCCGCGAGGCAACGACGCCCGTATTTCAAGCGACGATGTTGGACGGGAAGGAGCTGGTTTCTGCGAGCGGGTTGCCGCTGGTGATCCGCGCAGAGAGGGGACGCGGCTTGCTCACGGTATTGACGTTCAGCCCAGAGAGGGAACCATTCCGCTCGTGGAAGGGGCGAAATTATTTCTGGGCGCAATTGATCGGGGTGCCGCCTGCGTGGTTCACGGAGAACACGCATAACAACCAGTCTTATTTCAACAACCAGAGCATCGACGGTGTAGTGGGTGCGATGATCGATTCCAAGCAGGTGCGCAAATTGCCGGTGAGCTGGCTGCTGTTGCTGCTGGCGGTGTATCTGGTGGTGATCGGTCCGCTGGATCAGTGGTATCTGAAGAAGATCAACCGGCAGATGCTGACGTGGATCACGTTCCCCTGTTATGTGGTAGGTTTCTCGCTGCTGATCTATTGGATCGGTTTCATGCTGCGCGCGGGTGAGAGTGAGTGGAATGAACTGCATGTGGTGGATGTGATGCCGCACGGGGGCAAGGTGGAGCTGCGTGGAAGGACTTACGCCTCATGCTATTCGCCCTCCAATGCGAAATATCCGGTGGCGACGGATGTGGCGCATGCGACGTTCCGGGGTGAATTTCAAGGGGCCTTTGCCGCCTCCCAAGAGGCTGGCCGGACGGCGATCACGCAGATGGGCAAGGGTTTCGCAGCGGAGGTGTTCGTGCCGGTGTGGACGAGCCAACTGTTTGTGAGCGACTGGTCGCAATCCGGCGAAGAGCCGCTGCAGATGGAGGTGACGAAGAGCGGCGGGCAGACCTCGGTGCGGATCGAGAACAAGATGAAGGCGACGTTGGAGCGGGCATGGATCGTGGCCGGTGACAAGGTGTATGAGGTGTCGAGGTTGCAAGCCGGCGAACGGAGAGTGGTGAATCTGAGCAGTGCCGGGCAGGCTTTGGAAAGTTTTGTGCAGCAGAACACGTCAAACTTCGGCACGGCAGTGGAGCAGCGGCGCAATGCGTTCGGCAACAACCGGGGAAATTTCCTGCCTAATCCGCCGGTGCATCTGGCGGCGGCTTCCTTCCTAGGCAAGCTGGAGGAGAAGAATACGCCGAACAACAACAATCATAATTACGGAGCACGCTTCATATTGCCGGAGGGATTTGATCTGAGTGGGAATGTGAAGCGCGGGCAGATCTGTCTGCTGGCGTGGGCCAGCGGCGAATCACCCATCCCGGCATTGAACAAGTTTGAGACGCGCCGGTCCACACGCGACACGTTATTCCGCGTAGTGGCGTCCGCGCCGCAATAAGAAACGAGCGAGTGACTTATGGCAACTGAAGCAGCAAAGATTCCAGCCGTGCAGACGTTCGAGCTGACGCGCACGTATGGTGCGATGACGGCGCTGAGCCAGCTTAATCTGACGGTGAACCAGGGGGATCTGTTCGGGTTCATCGGTTCGAATGGTGCCGGCAAGACGACGACATTGCGCATTTTGGCAACGTTCCTCACGCCATCATCGGGTCGCGCGGAGATACTTGGTCATGATGTGGTGCGGGATGCGGATTCCGTACGGCATGTGATCGGTTACATGCCGGACTTTTTCGGTGTGTATAAGGACATGGAAGTGACGGAGTATCTGGATTTCTTCGGTGCATGCTATCGCATCCCGAGCGGCAAGCGTGAGAAGACAGTGGGCGATGTGTTGGAGTTGGTGGGATTGAGCGAGAAGAAGGGGGCACTCATTGGAGCCTTGAGCCGGGGCATGCAACAACGTCTCGGTCTGGCGCGTGTGCTGATCCATGATCCGAAGCTGCTCTTGCTGGACGAACCTGCGAGCGGTCTGGACCCGCGGGCGCGCATCGAGATGATGGCGATCCTTGAGGAGCTTCAGCGGATGGGGAAGACAATCATCATCTCGTCGCATATCCTAAGTGAATTGCAGACGTTGTGCGATCGTGTGGCGATCATCGAGAAGGGCAAGCTGATCTACAGCGGTCCGGTGCAGGGTGTGCGGGACCAGATGAGCGGGCGCATTTTCTGGGTGAAGGTGATGGATGGGATGGAGCGCGCGAAAGAATTGTTGAAGGCACATCCTGAGGTGACGGAGATCGAGCCGGTGGAGGAGCAGCTCAAGGTGACCTTGAAGGACCACGAGACGGATGCTTCGTTCATCGCGCCGATGCTAATCCAGGACGGATTAAAGCTGGTGGGATTGCGGGAGGATGAATTGGGGTTGGAAGAGGTCTTCATGCGGGTGACGCGTGGAGAGACTCAATAGCGGAAGGAGGATTTGATGGCTGCACACCTATCAAAGATAGGGTTGGGGTGGCTGCCGATAGTGGAGCGGGAACTGAGGGTCTCAGCACGGCAGAGCGGTTTGCATTGGGGGAGGTTTGCCGCAGTGGCGGCAGGCATCCTGGTTTTTGCGGTGATGCTTTTCCAAATGCGGGATCACCCGCCGCAACTGCTGGGGGCGAAGGTCTTCTACTATCTGGTGATGTTCATGATGGGGCAGAGCCTTTTCGCAGGGGTGGGCATGCTGGACAGCATCAGCAAAGAGAAGAGGGAGGGGACATTGGGGCTGCTTTTCCTGACGAGTTTGCGCGGCATCGATGTGGTGATGGGCAAGATGGCGGCAGGTTCGTTGAAGATCATTTACCGGATGCTGGCGTTTTTGCCCATCATCGGAAGCGCGTTTCTGCTAGGCGGAGTGAATTGGCAGTCATATTTGACAGCGGCGATCATCTGTTTGTCGGTGGCGTTGCTGTCACTTTGTTACGCAGCTTTCTGCTCTTCTCTCGGACGGGCTTATTGGGTTTCGTTCGGCTTATGGATGACCGGCATGTTGTTGTTATGTTTTGTGCCGCCGCTGTTGCTGACGTTGTTGCAGGTGCTTAACCTCAACTTTCATTTCATCCCCAATATCACTAATTGGTTTCCATTGCTTCAGATCAGTCCGATCGGGCTGTTTTTCAGCATGCAGCACCCTCTGATGGGAACGGGCTCGTTTTATATAGGCGGTTTTTTGCTCGAGGTGATGAAACTCTATGTGCTCCTGAGCGTGGTGTTTTTCGCGGGCAGTTGTTACTATACAGTGCAAGCGTGGAAAGACCGTGAAAAGAGGAAGGCACCTGCGCCGGAAAAAAAGACAGCGGTATCCAGGCCTGTGGCATGGACGGTGAAGAATCATTCACCGCTTTATTGGTTCATCACAAGGCAGCGTTCGAGCAAGGTCATCGCGGTGACTGTGATCATGGCCGGATTGGCGATGCTATGCTTTGCCTGGTTGATGACGCCGGAAGAGTATCGCTCACTAGGCTGGGGTGTGCTGCTGGTGGGCGCGGGACATTTGGCGGTCGTGTTGTGGATGGCTGCGGAAGCGGCCGCGTGGACTAACAAACTGCGGCAGACAGGTGAATTGGAATTGCTGCTTACCACGCCGTTGGCGATCCAGGAATTCTGGCGTGGTTATCAACAGGCGCTGTTTCGGAAATCCTTGATCCCAGTGGGACTCTTACTCTTCGCTTATTGGTGCTTTGCGACTTCCACCACGGGGACATTTTATGCGGTGAGCGACTGGGTGTTGCGTTTGCTGGGCATCATGTGCATCGGCCTGTTGCTGCCGTTGAACATGCTGGCGGCCGGGTGGACGGGGGCATGGCTTGGCAGCATTTCCAAGAATGAATTCACTGCTGCTGCGGCGGCTGTGGGGCTGGTGTTGGGAACAGCGGTCTTGGCGGTAGCGGTGCTATATTTTATCGCCGGGATCTTTCCGGACATGCCTACAGCGGCACAATACTTCAGCCGTTCATCACGTTATTATTACTATTACAATCCTCCAGCTCGTGAATGGCAGTTCCTATTGTTCTGCGGGTTGCCATGGTTTTTTGTGGTGAGGGCCAGTTTGGTTTTCTTCAAGTGGTCACGGTCGCATTGTTTGGCGTTGCGTCATGCTGTTCAGTCGGAAGATCTCAATGATATTGGATGGAAACGATACTCCAGGATTTTCCTGCAATCGTTTTACCGCCGTCCCGTCTCGTTGATGGAGGATAAGCCGTGAAACTGGGACGTTTCTTTCCCGTAGTTGGACGAGAGTTGCGTGTGGCGGCCCGGCACAAGTCCACTTATTGGAACCGGGTTCTGGCAGCGAGCATAGCGTTGATCATTTTCTTCCTCTGCGGCATGGCGACGATGCAGGCTCCCGCGCATATCATGGGGATGGTCTTGTTCTATGCCATCTCCGGTTTGTCAGGATTGCTCTGCGCCGTGGCTGGCAGCGGTGTGGCGGATGCCATCAGCAGCGAGAAACGCGAAGGCACGCTAGGGTTGCTCTTTCTGACGAATCTTACGGGCTATGATGTGGTGGCTGGCAAAATCGCTGCGGGATCGTTGGGAGCAGTTTACCGTCTGATCGCCATCATCCCCGTGCTGGCTATCACGTTCTTGCTCGGCGGGGTGGACATGGACGCCTACTTGCGCGTCATTTTCGGCTGCGCAAACCTGATGTTTCTTTCGCTGGCTGTTGGGGTTTTCTGGTCCTCACGAATGGTCACGTCGTGGGCCGCTATGCTGGCATGGCTGGCGACCATGGTTTTTTTGATCTTAGGCTGGCCGATATGCATGTTGATGGTGCACGAGCTTCTGGATGGCGGCATGTATTATGAACTGCTTTGGGATTCGCAGTATCGGTATTACCTCCTGGCTGTCTTCACTCCTTCACCGGGATTCAGCGCGGTGCTGGCAGTGGGGCCGCAGCAGTTTTTTGGGCAGTATAATTGGGGGTTCTGGCTGTCTTTGGGCGTGCAACATATGATGGCGTGGACTGCTTTGATCATCGCATGCCGCCGCACCCAGAACACTTGGAAGCTGCAGGAAAAACAACCCGTCGCCCGGCCGAAAAACTGGATCAGCACCAGAGAGCTGCTAGTGCAGGCTTTTAACTGGTTGCGCTGGCGCCGGAAGAAATTGCAGCATGAGGAGCCGCTTGCCTGGCTGGTGTGTCGAAGCCGGTTGGGTTTGAACATCACGCTCACCGTGCTGGCTGCCAGCACGTTCATCTATGCGATGGGCTTGATCTTCGACCCGCATGATTGGGCGGATGACGATATGTTCACGCTGGTCATGACAGCGAGCCATATCTGGATGCTGGCCTGGATGGCGGGTGAAGCTGCCACATGGATCTATCGCGACCGTTATTCTGGTGCGATGGAATTGATTTTGGCGACTCCGCTGAAGGTGGAGGACATCCTGAAAGGGCATTTCCAAGGACTCAACCGTAAGTTTCTTTTGCCAGTGACATGGGTTGTCTTGGCCGATGTCATCTTCCTGTGTCATGATGACAATTTTCGTTATTATGGTGATCGGCATTGGTTCATCAGCGAATATTTCGGTTACATTTTATGGTCTGCTTACATCCTCATGTTGTTTTTCAATCTGTATACCATGCGCTGGACGGCGACATGGATGGGCATAATTTCCCGGAATGAATTCACCGCTACCTCCTCGAGCCTCATGTGGCTATGCCTGCCCACTTGGGGCCTGATAGCGGGCGGAGCGATCAGCATCGCCTTGTTGATCGAGGTTTTCGACCAGCAATGGCTGGATGATTTGATGGATCATTTTCAGGAATGGCATTTTCTTATCCTCTGGTTGATGATCGCCAGCATCAATAATTTGGTGCTGATCCGGTTGAGCCGTCGTGAATGCCAGCGTCTGCGCGAGTATGCCGCCACGCGGCCAGAAACGGGTTTTTGGGCTCAATTAAAATATGCAGCAAGCTTGTTTCGTCGGCGCAGCCTGCCAGAGTCCGGGGGAGCGAACGGATGAAAGTCTTTCCGGTAGTAGAACGGGAACTGCGTGCTGCCTCGCGTCGCCCCGGCACTTATTGGGTGCGGTTTGTGGCGGCAGGAGCGGCGATGTCCATCGCCGCTTGGATTCTGCTGGTGACTTCTGACGGCACACAGTCCGCCCAACTTAGTCATGGAATATTCATCTCTCTGTCCATTTTCGCGTTCATCTACTGCCTTTTTGCCGGAGTCAGAAACACGGCTGATTGCATCAGTGAAGAACGTCGGGAAGGGACTTTGGGGTTGTTGTTTTTGACGGACCTAAAAGCTTTTGAAGTTCTTTTCGGCAAACTCGCGGCGACTTCGTTGAATTCCATATACGGTCTGGTGGCCATCTTCCCGATGCTCGCATTACCGCTGCTGCTTGGTGGCATGACGTTGGAGCAATACGGTGTGATGCTTTTGGTGCTGCTCAATACGCTCTTCATCTCGTTGGCAGTGGGGTTATGTGTTTCCACCATCGTCGAAGGCGAACGCGCGGCGATGATCTTGACCATCGTCGGAATGGTGTTCTTTTGTGTGGGCTGGACGATAGTGGGCTGGTTCTTGATCGAGAAGGTGCTGGGTTTGGACGGGCAATTCGAAAAATGGTGGTCTGAGGCTGCATTCGGCTGGGTATCGCCAGTTTACACATTCAACGAATTGCTTGAGTCGTTGGATCAGCCCAGAATAAATGAATCGGTCTGGTACTCTTTGCTCATGGTCCATATCGTGAGTTGGCTGCTTGTATTCATCGCGCAATGGCGTTTGCCAAAGATATGGCAGGACAAGGCGGAAACCATCCGCGGCCTGCGTTGGAAGCAGCGTTGGAGGCTCTGGGCTGATGGCGATCGTGACCAGCGCGCAAGCTATCGCAGTCGATTGCTGGATGAATCTCCTACGATGTGGCTGGGATCACGCAACCGCCTTAAACCGATGTTTGTGTGGGGCACCTTGGGCACGTTGGGTCTGTTGTGGCTTTGGGGTTATGTGGAGAATCCGAATGACTGGTTGGATGAAGGCGTGCATCTGATGACAGGAGTGATACTGACGACGGTGGTCAAGATATGGGTGGCGATCGAAGCCGCACACCGTTTCAATCGCGATCGGCAGAGCGGTGCATTGGAACTCATGCTCTCCACACCCCTTTCCGTTCCAGAGATAGTCTCCGGCCAGTTTCAGGCGTTAAAGCGTCAATTTCTTTGGCCGGTTGTGGTCATACTGGGGATACACTTCCTGTTCATCCTCTCGGAAAAGGCCAGCGGTGGAATGGTGACCTGGTGGCTCGGAGCCATGGCGATGCTGGTGGCAGATCTGTTCGCGATCGCTTACATCGGCATGTGGCTGGGCTTGAACCACCGCTATGCCACCCGGGCGACTGGCTCCACCCTGGCGAGGGTGTTGCTGTTGCCCGTGCTCATCATGATAGCGTTCTTTACATTCATGGCATTGGCCTCCCGGAGCGGAGGAATGGGGCGCATGGAAAATGTGGC is a genomic window containing:
- a CDS encoding SRPBCC family protein, whose product is MVTTLNIFPEAQSNHSIKVVCACTMECPAERLFAFWRQLENMPRVLPSLISVQQVTRTESHWVAKGPREEYIEWDVEIVHEVPGQLIAWCTKEGFEPAHAGAVRFGPAAQGEGTEVTVSLEYDEPDEDMEPVVTRLFGSEPGAQLADDLRRVKAMVEAGGNRVGAGDRRVVAFR
- a CDS encoding ABC transporter ATP-binding protein, with the protein product MATEAAKIPAVQTFELTRTYGAMTALSQLNLTVNQGDLFGFIGSNGAGKTTTLRILATFLTPSSGRAEILGHDVVRDADSVRHVIGYMPDFFGVYKDMEVTEYLDFFGACYRIPSGKREKTVGDVLELVGLSEKKGALIGALSRGMQQRLGLARVLIHDPKLLLLDEPASGLDPRARIEMMAILEELQRMGKTIIISSHILSELQTLCDRVAIIEKGKLIYSGPVQGVRDQMSGRIFWVKVMDGMERAKELLKAHPEVTEIEPVEEQLKVTLKDHETDASFIAPMLIQDGLKLVGLREDELGLEEVFMRVTRGETQ
- a CDS encoding ABC transporter permease subunit; its protein translation is MKLGRFFPVVGRELRVAARHKSTYWNRVLAASIALIIFFLCGMATMQAPAHIMGMVLFYAISGLSGLLCAVAGSGVADAISSEKREGTLGLLFLTNLTGYDVVAGKIAAGSLGAVYRLIAIIPVLAITFLLGGVDMDAYLRVIFGCANLMFLSLAVGVFWSSRMVTSWAAMLAWLATMVFLILGWPICMLMVHELLDGGMYYELLWDSQYRYYLLAVFTPSPGFSAVLAVGPQQFFGQYNWGFWLSLGVQHMMAWTALIIACRRTQNTWKLQEKQPVARPKNWISTRELLVQAFNWLRWRRKKLQHEEPLAWLVCRSRLGLNITLTVLAASTFIYAMGLIFDPHDWADDDMFTLVMTASHIWMLAWMAGEAATWIYRDRYSGAMELILATPLKVEDILKGHFQGLNRKFLLPVTWVVLADVIFLCHDDNFRYYGDRHWFISEYFGYILWSAYILMLFFNLYTMRWTATWMGIISRNEFTATSSSLMWLCLPTWGLIAGGAISIALLIEVFDQQWLDDLMDHFQEWHFLILWLMIASINNLVLIRLSRRECQRLREYAATRPETGFWAQLKYAASLFRRRSLPESGGANG
- a CDS encoding ABC transporter permease subunit, which produces MKVFPVVERELRAASRRPGTYWVRFVAAGAAMSIAAWILLVTSDGTQSAQLSHGIFISLSIFAFIYCLFAGVRNTADCISEERREGTLGLLFLTDLKAFEVLFGKLAATSLNSIYGLVAIFPMLALPLLLGGMTLEQYGVMLLVLLNTLFISLAVGLCVSTIVEGERAAMILTIVGMVFFCVGWTIVGWFLIEKVLGLDGQFEKWWSEAAFGWVSPVYTFNELLESLDQPRINESVWYSLLMVHIVSWLLVFIAQWRLPKIWQDKAETIRGLRWKQRWRLWADGDRDQRASYRSRLLDESPTMWLGSRNRLKPMFVWGTLGTLGLLWLWGYVENPNDWLDEGVHLMTGVILTTVVKIWVAIEAAHRFNRDRQSGALELMLSTPLSVPEIVSGQFQALKRQFLWPVVVILGIHFLFILSEKASGGMVTWWLGAMAMLVADLFAIAYIGMWLGLNHRYATRATGSTLARVLLLPVLIMIAFFTFMALASRSGGMGRMENVAMAVWLMAGMGVNLFFGLRAWHGLHDQLRDLAASRFDSHQIKKG